The genomic region GGGGTAGTACTCGGGGGAGACCGACGCCGAGCTGTTCCAGGTGTACAGGCCGAGGCTGACCGGATACAGGTCCTGGTTCGACAGCATCACCATCGGCAGGAAGAAGTTGTTCCAGATGGCGGTGAGCTGGAAGAGGAAGACCGTGACCAGGCCGGGCCCCAGCATCCGCATCGCCACCTTGAAGTAGGTGGCCAGCTCGCCCGCCCCGTCCACCCGGGCCGCCTCCAGCACCTCGTTCGGTACGTAACCCTGGCTGAAGATGCGGCCCAGGTACACGCCGAAGGGGTTGAAGAGCACCGGGATGAAGACGGCCCAGAAGGTGTTGACGATCCCCACTTTGGACGCCATCAGATAGAGCGGCAGCGCCAGGACGGTCTGCGGCACCATGACGGCCGCTAGCACCAGACCGAAGAGCTTCTCCTTGTGGCGGAAGCGGTACTTGTCGAAGGCGTACCCGGCGGCGATGCTGATCAGCGCACCCAGAGCCGCGCCCAGCACGGCGTACAGCAGGCTGTTGGCGTACCAGCGCCCGTACAGGCCCGCGTCCATGGAGAACACGTCCTTGAGGTTCTGGACGAACGAAAAACCCTTCAGGGAGAGGACGTTGCTCTGGAAGAGCGCGTCGCGGTCCTTGGTCGCGGCGAGCACCAGCCACAGCACCGGCAGCAGGGTGTACAGCACCGAGATGCCCACCACGAGGTTGACGACGGCCCGTCCGGTCAGCCCCGGCCGCCGGGCGGCGGAGGCGGAACCGGAGAGACGGGAGGTGGTACGGGGTACGGCCGGAGCGCTCATCGGGCGTCCTCCTCGGCTGCGTCGGCACGGTTCGTCCACCGGGTGACGCCGTAGGAGAGCGCCACCGTGAAGGCCAGCAGGATCACCGAAGCGGCAGCCGCCAGACCGTAGTTGTTGCGGGTGAACGCGGCGTCGTAGATGTACATGCTGGGCGAGAAACGGGAGTTGATCATCGGGGTGGACTGACCGAGCAGCATCGGCTCGGTGAAGAGCTGGAGCGCGAAGATCAGCGTGAACATCGCCACCATCACGATGGAGGAACGCACCAGCGGTGCCTTCACCTGGAGCGCGGTGCGCACCGGGCCCGCCCCGTCGACGACGGACGCCTCGATCACCTCGCGCGGCACGGCCTGCAACGCGGCGTAGAAGACGACCATGTTGTAGCCGAGATTGCTCCACAACGCGATGTTCACGATCGAGGGAACCACGGTGTGCACCCCGAGGAAGTCGACCGTGATGTCGGCCTTGCCGAGCAGGTCGATCACCGGGCTGAGCCCTGGGGTGTACAGGTACAGCCAGATGATCGCGGCGATGATGCCCGGCACCGCGTGCGGCAGGAAGAGCGCCAGCTGCGCCGAGGCGCGCAGCCGCACCACGCCCGAGTCCAGCAGCAGGGCCAGCGCGAGCGCGCTGACCACGATCAACGGTATGTAGATCAGGCAGTACAGCGCGACGATACCGAGCCCGCCGAGGAACGTCGGGTCGGTGAGGACCGCGACATAACTGCGCACTCCGACGAAGACGGTCTTCTCGGGGCCGAAGCCGAGTCCGGGCTGGTCGTCGCTGAAGAAGCTCAGCCAGATCGCGGTGCCGACCGGGATGAGGAAGACGGTCGTCAGGAGGACGAAGAACGGCGTCATCAGGGCGCCGGCGGCGCCGAGTTCGCGCCGTCGCGCCGTCGCGCGGCCGGACGCCGCCCGGGCGGGGGAGGCCGGACGGGTGGTCCGCCCCGCACCGCTCACGGGGACGACGGGCGGGGTGGTGCTGGTGCTGGCCATGGGGGTCACCTGCCTCTCTGCTGCGTAGGGGCACCGGTACGGCGTGGCGGGAGACCGGCGGCGCGGTGGTGCGAGGGCACCCGGGGGCGGCTCACGTGGAACGCTCACTGGTGGCGAGGCCGAGCGCCCGCAGATCGGGCATGGTGCCCTTCTGGGCGGCCTCGATCGAGCTCAGCAGCGAGCCCTTGCCGCCGCTCGCCCGGGCGAAACCGTCCTGCATGACCTTGCCGGTGGCGGTCATCCGGGGACCCCAGACCCAGCCGTCCCGGACGATGCGCGCCTGCTCCTCGAAGACCCGGTAGATGTCCTGGCCCGCGTAGTAGGAACGGTCGAACGCCTGGCTGCCCACGGAGACGAGGCCGGGTGCGGCCGGGTACTGGCTGCTCGCCCCGCTGGAGAGCCGGGCCCGCAGCGCGTCCGGGTGCGAGACCTGCCACTCGATGAACTCCATCGCGGCCTCCGGGTGCCGGCAGTCCTTCGTCACCGAGAAGGTGGACCCGCCGTGCGTCCCGTTGGACGGGTTCGCCGTGTCCCACTGCGGGAACGGCGCGATCGCCCACTGCCCCTTCTGGCCCGGGCGGGCCTTCATCTGGGCCCCCGCGTCCCAGGCGCCGCTGAGGCGGGCGAGGACCAGGCCGTTGCCGATCTGCGCGTCGCTCTGCCGGCTCTCCACGGCGTTCATGAACACCTGGTCCCGGTCGATGAGCCGCTGCCAGTACGCGGCGACCCGCCGGGTCGGGGCGTCGGCGAGCGAGACGTTCCAGGTGCCACCGGTGGTGGAGAACCACTGGGCGCCCGCCTGCCAGGCGTACGCGGCCATCTGCGTCGCGCCGTCCGTGGGGAAGAGGACGAGCCGCCGCTCACCGCCCTTGCGCCGTACGGTCGCCGCCGTCTCCTCGAACTCGTCCCAGGTGCGTGGCACCCGCAGCCCGTACTCCTCGAACAGATCGGTGCGGTAGTGCATCACCATCGGCTCGATGTCGAGCGGGACGGAGAAGATCTTCTTGTCGAACGTGGTGAGCCCCAGCGCCTGCGGCAGCAGTTTCGCGCGGAGCGTGTCGCTGACGAGACCGGTCAGGTCCCGGGCGACACCGTCGATGGCGAACCCCGGTACCTGCGGGTACTCCAGGGTGGCCACGTCCGGGGCGTTTCCGGCCCGGGCGGCGTTGCTGAGCTTCGCGTAACCGCCCTGACCGCCCGAGGGGATCTGCTGGAAATCGACCTCGATGGTGCGGTGACCGCGGTTGAAGGCGTCCACCACCTCCTGACTGCCCCGCAGGGACGACCAGAAGGTGATGCGGACCTTGCCGCCCTTGCTGCTGGTGTTGCCGGCGTTGCTGGTACCGCTCGTGTTGCTCGTGCTGTCTGTACTGCTCGTGCTCTGCCCCGATGCCCCGCCACCGGAGCAGGCGCTGAGTGCACCTGCCACCGGCAGCGAGACGATCGTGGCCAGCACGGACCGACGACTCTGTCGATCAGGCATGCGCGCCTCCCGCGGCTCCTGTTCGGGACAACGGGAATCCTGATCGCCTGATCGGATACGGTCAATAGATCGATCAGAAGAAAATCAAAGCGGTCAAACGATCGGATCGTGCGGCGGAATGCCCACCGCCCGCGCGGAACCGCGCACCTTCAGCTCCGGCAGCAACTCCGTACGCCGCACTGGCCCTTCCGCCCCGGCGGAACCACCCAGCCGGTACAGCATCAACTCGGCGGCCGCCCGCCCGATCTCTGCCTTCGGTGGTGACACCGCGGTCAACGGCGTGGTGCCCAGTGCCGCCACGACATCGTCGTACGCCACCACCGAGCAGTCCTCCGGCACCCGCACCCCGCTCTCGGAGAGCCGCTGGACCAGCATCAACGCGTCGACGTCGCCGTGCAGTACGGCCCCGGTTGCCCGCCGCTCCCGCAGCACGGCCGCCAGGTCCACCGCCGCACCGGTGACCTCGCCGGCCTTTCCGTCGCCTTCTCCGTCGTCCGCGCCGTACCAGCCGTCGGAGGCGACCGCGTCCGGCGAACTGAGCACCACGTGCCAGTCCTCCACCTCCGGCCGTGCGGCGGCGATCTCCGCGAACGCCGCCCTGATGCTCCGCGCGGTCGGGCTGTCGTTCCGGGCCGCCAGCACGATGCGACGGTGCCCCAGGGACACCAGGTGGTCCACGGCGAGATGGACCCCGTACCAGTGGTCGGAACAGACCGAGTCCAGGGCGTGCAGCGCGCTCCCCGGCCGGGGTCTGCGCTCCATCAGCACCGTGGGCACCCCCACGTCGGCGAGCCACTCGGAGTCGGACTCCTCCCACGCGGCGCTGCGCCAGCGCGGAGCGATCAGCAGCCCGCGGGCGCCACCTGCCAGTGCTTGCTCCACCAGGGGCCGTTCGGTCCCCCGGGCCTGCGGCGCGATGTGCAGAGCGACCCGGATGCCGTGCTCGTCCAGCACCGAACGGGCCCCGTGCAGCGTCTCGTACAGGTACGAATGGCGCTCCGGCACGACGAGCGCGACCGGGCCGCCCTCGCCGGCCGCGTCGAGCCGGGGCGCCGCCGGAGCGGGGGCCGGGTCTTGCGCCAGGGCGGTGGACCGCGCCACTCCGTGCCCGCGCCTGAGCCGTCCCGTGCGGGCCAGTTCCTCCACGTCCCGGCGTACCGTGACGACGGAGACGTCGAGTTCCTCGGCGAGCGCGGTCACCTTCACCGCCCCTCGCGACCGCACCACCGCGAGGATTCGCTGCCGCCTGAGTTCCACCGGCTCCCGCATGCTGTTGGCCCCTTACCCCGTACTGCCGCATGGTGTGCGATTTTCGTTTGAGCGATTCTTCGATCGCTCGCGGGCGCAGCATAGGCAGATGGTCCCGGCGGGGCGCCAGGGGGTGTGGCGGGGAAGGCTTCGCCGGTCGGTGGGGGCCGGTTCCGCGGCGGGTGACTGTTCGGTGGCGGGTGAGGGCCGGCGGGTTGTACGCGCGAGCTGTGCTCCCGTGCGCTGGGCCTTCGCACGGTGCTTTCGGCGGCGCACTCGTGTGTGGTGCCGTCCTGTGCTGGCTCTCGTGTGCGGTGCCCTCGCGTGCGGGCGCCCGGTGGGCGATGGATCACACCGGGATCGATCTGTTTAGCATTCGATCTGCAATGGATACCCTCACGCTTTTCCAACTGGCCGTGCTTGCCGCGGCATCAGCCCTCGTCGGCTTCTCGAAGACCTCGATCAACGGCGCCAACACGATCAGCCTCGCGGTCTTCGCGGCCGTGCTCCCCGCCCGCGAGTCCACCGGCGTGCTGCTTCCCCTCCTGATCGCCGGTGACGTCCTGGCCGTATTCGTCTACAGGCGGCACGCGCACTGGCCGACACTGCTGCGGCTCTTCCCCGCCGTGGCCGTCGGCCTGGTCGCCGGAACGCTCTTCCTCAAGTTCGCGGGCGACGGCGCGGTACGGGCGTCGATCGGGGCCATCCTGCTGGTCATGGTCGGCGTCACGCTCCGGCGGCGACGGCGCCCCGGGCCGGTGGAGGGCGGGGAAGCGGTGGACGGCGCCGGTGCGGCCGGGGGAGAAGCGGCTGGAGCGGGCCCGACCGCCTCCGGCCGCCGGGCCCGCAACGCCGCACGCACTCGGGCGGGAACCTACGGGGTGCTCGGAGGCTTCACCACCATGGTGGCCAATGCGGCCGGCCCCGTCATGTCGCTCTATCTGCTCTCCTCCGGGATGCGCAAGCTCGGCTTCCTCGGCACGTCCGCCTGGTTCTTCCTGATCGTCAACGTGACCAAGGTGCCGTTCAGCGTGGGACTCGGCCTCATCGACGGACGCTCTCTGCTGCTCGACGCGGTTCTGGTGCTCTTCGTCCTGCCCGGCGCCTGGCTGGGCCGCCGATGTGTCGGCCGGATCAACCAGCGGCTCTTCGAACGGATCGTGCTCGTGGCGACGGTGGTGGGCGGACTCCAACTCCTCCTGCTGTGAGGGTCGCCCGGTACCGGTCGGACGTGCGTGCACCGGCGGACGTGGTGTGACCGTGGTGGCGCCGCGCCCGCGCCGCCGTTGCTCAGGGAAGCAGCAGCCAGTCCGTCCCGACGGCGGCCAGCAGGACGATCCCGAGTAGCCAACTCGCGAGCCGTGTGCGTCCGTTGCGGCTGAGTTCCATCACCACTCCGCACAGGACCAGGGCGAGCCCGTAGACGCCGACGACCAGGACCGACGAACGGCTGGCGATGCGCATCCACAGGACCACGGCCATCGCCGCCATGCCCGCCGAGGACAGGGCGACGCGCAAACGCCGTGCCTGACGTGGCGTCAATCGTTTGACGCCCGCGCCCGTTTCGTCATCGTCCGAGGCGTTCTCCGGCTCGTCGGTCGACTCGTCGACCGGCCCGCCGTCGACCGGCCCGCCGTCGACCGGCCCGCCGTCGACCGGCCCGCCGTCGACCGGCCCGCCGTCGGCCGGCTCGTCGACGGCCGGTGCGGTGATCTCCGACTCCGGGTCGCCGGCCCTGGTTTCCGAGCCAGGGCCTGACGGGGCCGCAGGGGCCGCGGCGTTCGTGACCTCGGTGTCGTCCTCCCGGGCCCGGTCCTTGTCCCTGTTCCGCTCCCGGTGCGCGTCCTCGTCGCCGTTCCCGTCCTCGACCTGGACCTGTGCCCGAACCTGTTCCTGGTCAGCAGTGCTCATGGAGCCGGATCGTAACGGCTGTCGGCCTTCGCCGTACGGTGAGCCCTGGCGGATACGGCCCGCAGCCCCGCTCGGCCGCCCCGGCCCCGTGGTGCGGACGGGGCCGGCGAAGGCATGTGTCATCGGGAGTCCCGTATCCGAACCGGTGGCCGCCTCGGCGGACATGGCGGACTTGGCCGAAACCAGCCGTTCCGCGATCCCCGGGGTGTGCCTACGGCCGGAGCCGAGGCGCCTCCGCGGCGGCATCCAGGCCGGCCGCCGGGCGTCCGCCGCCCGCCGAAGAGGCCGCTGCCGGGGTCCCCGACCCCCCACCCGCCGTGTCCGGGGACTCGACCCGTCCCGCCAGTTCCCGGGCCCAGTCGATCAGCCCGCCGACGCCGATTCCGTACGGTTCGCGTGTGCGGTACCCGGCGAGCACGCTCGCCCCCCGGCGCAGCAGCCGGGCCCCTCCCACCGTGTTGCCGCGTGCCGAATGTGTCAATCCGACCGCCAACTGGGCCATGGCGCGCCAGAGTTCGCGGTCCTCCTCGGGGCCGGACTTCCAGGCGTCCTCGAAGACCTCGTGCGCGTGGAAGGGCATGCCCGCGTCGAGCAGCCGCTGGGCCTCCCGCAGCGTCTCCTCGGGGGAGCGCACCACGCCTTCGGGCTGGCGTTCCACTCCCTCCGTCCCGTAGGGCAGCGGGCGCCCCAGCCCGTCCCTGGGGCGTGCGTTGCGGGCTCGGCCTTCGGCGTCGCGGTCCCTGTGCGTCTCGTCCACGGCTTGATTGTGCCCCGCGGGGCCTTGCGTCCGGACCATGCGGGGCTCGCGGTTCGGGGGTCCCACCTGCGGCGAACTGCACGAACCACCACCCGCGCGGTCCCGCGCGCGACTACGCTCGGCCCTGTCCGCATCACCTTGGGGAAGGGGAGGCATGAAGCCGTCCCGGCCGTTGTACGAGCGCGAGCCCGAACTCGCCGTCGCAGCAAGCGCGGTGGCCGCGCTCTGTGGCGCGCAGGCCGTCGGTGGTCTGCTGGTCTGCAGCGGGGAGGCGGGACTCGGCAAGACCGCGCTGCTGGCGGAGGTCCAGGCCATGGCCGCCGACCGCTGCACCGTCTGGTCGGCGCGCGGTGGTGAGACCGTCACGTCGGTGCCGTTCCACGTCGTACGCCAACTGCTCCAGCCCGCGCTCGTCCAGATCGCGCCCGACCAGCTCCGCGAGTTGTTCGGCGACTGGTTCGAGACGACCGCGCCCGCCCTCGGACTCGCCGAGCCCAGTGGACCGCAGCCCGACCCCCAGGGCGTCCGGGACGGTCTCGACCACGTCGTCCGCCAACTCGCGGTCCGCCACAGCCACAAGCCCCTGCTGCTCATCGTCGACGACGCGCACTGGGCCGACGGCGAATCCCTCGACTGGCTCTCTTCGTTCACCGAGAACCTCGGCGATCTGCCTTTACTCGCCGTTCCCGCCTACCGCCCGCGCGAAATGGCCGAGCGGGGCAGGGTCGGGGCCTTCGACCCGACCGCGTCGAGCGACCCCGCCAAACTGGTCCGGGTTCCCCTGAGCGCGTTCACCCCGGACGCCACCGCCCGTCTCGTCCGGGAGACCCTCGGGGATCACGCGGACGACCCGTTCTGCCGTGAGGTCTGGGCGGTCACCGGCGGCAACCCGTACGAAGCGGTCGAACTGGTCGCCAAGGTGCAGGACGAGGACATGCCGCCGGTGGAGGACTCCGCCGGCCAGCTGCGCGAACTCGGCGCCTCGGCCCGGGGCCGCGGACTCGTCGCCCGCCTGGAGCGGCTGGGAACCAACGCCAACCGGTTCGCCTGGGCCGCCGCCGTACTGGGCACGGAGATCTCGCGGGACATCGCGGCCAACCTGGCCGGGATGAGCGCGGCGGAAGCCGCCGACTGCACCGCCAAGCTCCGGGAAGCCCGTATCGTCACCGGCTTCGACCCGCTGGAATTCGTCCACCCGCTCATCGCCTCGACCATCTACGACTCGATCCCCGGAGCCACCCGTACGGCCATGCACGGAAGGGCCGCCTGGGCCCTCACCGACGCCGGACTCGGTGTCGCGGCGGCCTCGCGCCACCTGCTCGAAGTCCACCCGGACGACGACCAAGGAGTGGTGCAGCAGCTCCGGGACGCGGCCAGACACCATCTCGCGGTCGGAGCCCCGGAAGCCGCCCAGCGCTGCCTGGCGCGTGCCGTCGAGGAGCCGCCCCGGCCCGAGGACCACGCGCTGATCCTCTACGAACTGGGCTGCGCGACGCTCCTCAGCTCGCCCGCCACCACGGTGCGCCATCTGCGCAACGCCCTGGACACGCCAGG from Streptomyces sp. NBC_00102 harbors:
- a CDS encoding AAA family ATPase — encoded protein: MKPSRPLYEREPELAVAASAVAALCGAQAVGGLLVCSGEAGLGKTALLAEVQAMAADRCTVWSARGGETVTSVPFHVVRQLLQPALVQIAPDQLRELFGDWFETTAPALGLAEPSGPQPDPQGVRDGLDHVVRQLAVRHSHKPLLLIVDDAHWADGESLDWLSSFTENLGDLPLLAVPAYRPREMAERGRVGAFDPTASSDPAKLVRVPLSAFTPDATARLVRETLGDHADDPFCREVWAVTGGNPYEAVELVAKVQDEDMPPVEDSAGQLRELGASARGRGLVARLERLGTNANRFAWAAAVLGTEISRDIAANLAGMSAAEAADCTAKLREARIVTGFDPLEFVHPLIASTIYDSIPGATRTAMHGRAAWALTDAGLGVAAASRHLLEVHPDDDQGVVQQLRDAARHHLAVGAPEAAQRCLARAVEEPPRPEDHALILYELGCATLLSSPATTVRHLRNALDTPGLDDRERVDATFRLAAALAHNNELKEAADTLAAESARTAPGPGLMRLQAAHFQWEGMQREEYDGAARSRRLAGNADHLEGRDNPERALITLRAFDAMMRGESADLVVEFCERALVDGSPARGLGWTDSEWGFEFPTMVGITYAFTDQYERAQSLFGEAVRAFEISGWSGAHLAFAHTLLGLVARRRGRLAEAEDFLREGLRLADRVGTGLPVHWDAACLLIDTLLARGRTAEARVVADQYEFGAPYPSAMVLPDAPCVSGRLLLAEGRTEEAVAELEAAGLALEARERHNGVWAPWAFDLARALLDTDPARGAEIAVRARKHAERFGTDTAIGEALRCLAVFAPAAEAEKLLADAVRHLEASSSEYEHALARYEYGLAIRSTHELARAQRLALACGADGLAARAHQARASIRPSE
- a CDS encoding DUF309 domain-containing protein; this encodes MDETHRDRDAEGRARNARPRDGLGRPLPYGTEGVERQPEGVVRSPEETLREAQRLLDAGMPFHAHEVFEDAWKSGPEEDRELWRAMAQLAVGLTHSARGNTVGGARLLRRGASVLAGYRTREPYGIGVGGLIDWARELAGRVESPDTAGGGSGTPAAASSAGGGRPAAGLDAAAEAPRLRP
- a CDS encoding ABC transporter substrate-binding protein; translated protein: MPDRQSRRSVLATIVSLPVAGALSACSGGGASGQSTSSTDSTSNTSGTSNAGNTSSKGGKVRITFWSSLRGSQEVVDAFNRGHRTIEVDFQQIPSGGQGGYAKLSNAARAGNAPDVATLEYPQVPGFAIDGVARDLTGLVSDTLRAKLLPQALGLTTFDKKIFSVPLDIEPMVMHYRTDLFEEYGLRVPRTWDEFEETAATVRRKGGERRLVLFPTDGATQMAAYAWQAGAQWFSTTGGTWNVSLADAPTRRVAAYWQRLIDRDQVFMNAVESRQSDAQIGNGLVLARLSGAWDAGAQMKARPGQKGQWAIAPFPQWDTANPSNGTHGGSTFSVTKDCRHPEAAMEFIEWQVSHPDALRARLSSGASSQYPAAPGLVSVGSQAFDRSYYAGQDIYRVFEEQARIVRDGWVWGPRMTATGKVMQDGFARASGGKGSLLSSIEAAQKGTMPDLRALGLATSERST
- a CDS encoding substrate-binding domain-containing protein; its protein translation is MREPVELRRQRILAVVRSRGAVKVTALAEELDVSVVTVRRDVEELARTGRLRRGHGVARSTALAQDPAPAPAAPRLDAAGEGGPVALVVPERHSYLYETLHGARSVLDEHGIRVALHIAPQARGTERPLVEQALAGGARGLLIAPRWRSAAWEESDSEWLADVGVPTVLMERRPRPGSALHALDSVCSDHWYGVHLAVDHLVSLGHRRIVLAARNDSPTARSIRAAFAEIAAARPEVEDWHVVLSSPDAVASDGWYGADDGEGDGKAGEVTGAAVDLAAVLRERRATGAVLHGDVDALMLVQRLSESGVRVPEDCSVVAYDDVVAALGTTPLTAVSPPKAEIGRAAAELMLYRLGGSAGAEGPVRRTELLPELKVRGSARAVGIPPHDPIV
- a CDS encoding carbohydrate ABC transporter permease, whose product is MSAPAVPRTTSRLSGSASAARRPGLTGRAVVNLVVGISVLYTLLPVLWLVLAATKDRDALFQSNVLSLKGFSFVQNLKDVFSMDAGLYGRWYANSLLYAVLGAALGALISIAAGYAFDKYRFRHKEKLFGLVLAAVMVPQTVLALPLYLMASKVGIVNTFWAVFIPVLFNPFGVYLGRIFSQGYVPNEVLEAARVDGAGELATYFKVAMRMLGPGLVTVFLFQLTAIWNNFFLPMVMLSNQDLYPVSLGLYTWNSSASVSPEYYPVVIMGSLLAIVPLILAFALLQRFWRSGLTAGAVK
- a CDS encoding sulfite exporter TauE/SafE family protein, which gives rise to MDTLTLFQLAVLAAASALVGFSKTSINGANTISLAVFAAVLPARESTGVLLPLLIAGDVLAVFVYRRHAHWPTLLRLFPAVAVGLVAGTLFLKFAGDGAVRASIGAILLVMVGVTLRRRRRPGPVEGGEAVDGAGAAGGEAAGAGPTASGRRARNAARTRAGTYGVLGGFTTMVANAAGPVMSLYLLSSGMRKLGFLGTSAWFFLIVNVTKVPFSVGLGLIDGRSLLLDAVLVLFVLPGAWLGRRCVGRINQRLFERIVLVATVVGGLQLLLL
- a CDS encoding carbohydrate ABC transporter permease; this translates as MASTSTTPPVVPVSGAGRTTRPASPARAASGRATARRRELGAAGALMTPFFVLLTTVFLIPVGTAIWLSFFSDDQPGLGFGPEKTVFVGVRSYVAVLTDPTFLGGLGIVALYCLIYIPLIVVSALALALLLDSGVVRLRASAQLALFLPHAVPGIIAAIIWLYLYTPGLSPVIDLLGKADITVDFLGVHTVVPSIVNIALWSNLGYNMVVFYAALQAVPREVIEASVVDGAGPVRTALQVKAPLVRSSIVMVAMFTLIFALQLFTEPMLLGQSTPMINSRFSPSMYIYDAAFTRNNYGLAAAASVILLAFTVALSYGVTRWTNRADAAEEDAR